A single window of Vigna unguiculata cultivar IT97K-499-35 chromosome 1, ASM411807v1, whole genome shotgun sequence DNA harbors:
- the LOC114175325 gene encoding VAN3-binding protein encodes MEPKCTINCRRSEFVPTPLPESPRVPMEFLSRSWSASALEVSKALSHHHSSLSSSCMPNSNNTSIPEETVPNHTNTNAFLSEDFSTMSKNQFSFASSATSQLVLERIMSQSTREEVSPLTSGRLSHSSEPLNGGGSLTGTDSPPISPSDEFDDVVKFFRANNSIHPLFNGGRASATIGNGTASSGPKTVGRWLKDRREKKKEENRTHTAQLHATISVAAVAAAVAAIAAATAGSSAPSKDEKMAKTDMAVASAATLVAAQCVEAAEAMGADRDHLASVISSAVNVRSHDDITTLTAAAATALRGAATLKARALKEVWNIATVTPLERGIGGIGLCGKSINSNTSNTSTSDSGEVFNGENFLGACSQELIAKGSELLKRTRKGDLHWKIVSVYIHRTGQVMLKMKSRHVAGTITKKKKNVVLDICTDLPAWPGRHLFDDGEKRRYFGLKTDQRGIVEFECRNQREYDIWTQGVSRLLSIVAQRQNRYGN; translated from the exons ATGGAGCCAAAGTGCACCATAAACTGTCGCCGCTCGGAGTTCGTTCCGACCCCTCTGCCGGAGAGTCCTCGAGTGCCTATGGAGTTTCTGTCACGCTCATGGAGTGCCTCTGCTCTTGAGGTCTCCAAAGCTCTTTCACATCACCACTCCTCTCTCTCCTCTTCTTGCATGCCTAATTCAAACAACACTTCCATTCCGGAAGAAACTGTTCCCAACCACACCAACACCAACGCCTTTCTCTCTGAAGATTTCTCCACCATGTCCAAGAATCAGTTCTCTTTTGCTTCCTCTGCCACCTCTCAGCTCGTCCTTGAACGCATTATGTCCCAGTCCACAAGAGAG GAAGTGTCTCCGTTAACCTCGGGTAGGTTATCTCACAGCAGCGAGCCTTTGAATGGAGGTGGTTCCTTAACCGGAACAGATAGCCCTCCGATTTCACCTTCAGATGAGTTTGATGACGTTGTTAAG TTCTTTCGGGCAAATAATTCCATTCACCCTTTGTTCAATGGTGGACGAGCCAGTGCAACTATTGGCAACGGCACGGCAAGCTCAGGACCAAAAACTGTTGGAAGATGGTTAAAGGACcgaagagagaagaagaaagaagaaaacagaacCCATACTGCTCAGCTGCATGCCACTATTTCAGTGGCTGCAGTGGCTGCTGCCGTTGCAGCTATTGCGGCTGCAACAGCAGGCTCGTCTGCTCCCAGCAAGGATGAGAAGATGGCAAAGACTGACATGGCTGTTGCTTCTGCCGCCACATTAGTTGCTGCACAGTGTGTAGAGGCTGCAGAAGCTATGGGGGCCGACCGTGACCACCTTGCTTCTGTCATCAGCTCTGCTGTCAATGTCCGTTCTCATGATGATATTACTACTCTTACAGCTGCAGCTGCCACAG CTCTACGAGGAGCGGCAACCTTGAAAGCAAGAGCTTTGAAGGAGGTATGGAATATAGCCACAGTAACACCACTGGAGCGAGGTATAGGGGGGATTGGACTATGTGGTAAAAGTATTAACAGTAACACTAGCAACACCAGCACCAGTGATAGCGGGGAAGTTTTCAATGGAGAAAATTTTCTAGGTGCCTGCAGCCAAGAGCTTATTGCTAAGGGCAGTGAATTACTCAAGCGCACCCGTAAAG GTGATCTTCACTGGAAAATAGTGTCTGTCTATATACATCGAACCGGCCAG GTAATGCTGAAAATGAAGAGCAGACATGTGGCAGGAACAAttaccaaaaagaaaaaga ATGTTGTGTTAGATATCTGCACGGATTTACCAGCATGGCCAGGGAGACATCTGTTTGATGATGGTGAAAAGCGACGCTACTTTGGATTGAAGACAGACCAAAGGGGGATTGTGGAGTTTGAGTGTCGAAATCAACGAGAATATGACATCTGGACGCAAGGGGTTTCGAGACTACTCTCCATTGTAGCACAGAGGCAAAACAGATATGGGAATTGA
- the LOC114175333 gene encoding protein LIFEGUARD 4-like, whose amino-acid sequence MFMKRDDVESGGGGGGDRPLYPTMLENPQLRWSFIRKVYCILTFQLLLTVAVAAVVVFFRPIPHFIVSTAPGLAIYILLIIIPFITLCPLYYYHQKHPLNYFLLFIFTVTLAFAVGLTCAFTSGKIILESVILTTVVVFSLTIYTFIAARRGHDFNFLGPFLFGAFLVLIAFALIQILFPLGKFSLMVYGGLASLIFCGYIIYDTDNLIKRFSYDQYIWASVSLYLDVINLFLSLLTIFRAAAS is encoded by the exons atgttCATGAAAAGAGACGACGTTGAGAGcggtggtggaggtggaggtgaCAGACCCCTCTACCCCACCATGCTCGAGAATCCTCAACTGCGTTGGTCCTTCATACGCAAGGTTTACTGCATCCTCACCTTCCAATTGCTTCTCACCGTCGCCGTCGCCGCCGTCGTTGTCTTCTTCCGCCCCATTCCCCACTTCATCGTTTCCACCGCCCCAGGCCTTGCTATCTACATTCTCCTCATCATCATTCCTTTTATCA CGTTGTGCCCTCTCTACTATTACCACCAGAAACACCCTCTCAATTACTTCCTCCTCTTCATTTTTACCGTCACCTTGGCCTTTGCCGTTGGACTCACTTGCGCTTTTACTAGCG GGAAAATTATTCTGGAGTCTGTGATATTGACTACAGTGGTGGTGTTCAGCCTGACTATCTACACCTTTATTGCCGCAAGGAGAGGCCACGATTTCAACTTTTTGGGCCCATTCTTGTTTGGAGCATTTCTAGTTCTTATTGCCTTTGCCCTGATACAG ATTCTGTTTCCATTGGGTAAGTTTTCATTGATGGTGTATGGGGGCCTGGCATCACTTATATTTTGTGGCTACATCATATATGACACAGACAACCTCATAAAGAGGTTCTCCTACGATCAGTATATATGGGCTTCGGTCTCCTTGTATTTAGACGTCATCAACCTCTTCCTTTCTCTGCTTACTATCTTTAGAGCTGCTGCTAGCTAA
- the LOC114184498 gene encoding ETO1-like protein 1: MRSFFPAESCKETHPNALNPQSWLQIERGKLPKLSSYPSSASIESLVKVPQPAVLPFYKPADYVEVLAQIHEELESCPPQERSNLFLLQYQVFRGLGEVKLMRRSLQGAWQRANTVHEKIIYGAWLKYEKQEEELIADLLANCGKCAKEFAPVDIASHLPFDVNVSSVGRMTNENRISQNVTFTIGDEEIVCDRQKISELSAPFNAMLKGYFSESRAETIDLSENNISPLGMRAISIFSLTGSLIEVPPNLLLEILAFANKYCCERLKDACDRRLAYLVSSKEDAVELMEYALDENSTVLAASCLQVLLRDLPNCLNDSRVVEIFVHANKQQLAVMVGPGIFALFCFLSEVSMNLNSSSDETIHILERLVEFAENDKQRILALHQLGCVRLLRKEYDEARLLFEGAVNAGHIYSVAGLARLDVIKGDKILSYERLSSVISSVTPLGWMYQERSLYCDSDKRWDDLEKASNLDPTLAYPYMYRAASLMSTQNAQAALAEINRILGFKLSLECLEIRFFIHLTLEDYKAALCDVQTILTLRSDYRMFEGRVAASQLCTLVREHVERWTTADCWARLYDCWSAVDDIGSLSVIYQMLESDAAKGILYFRQSLLLLRLNCPEAAMRSLQLARQHASSEHERLVYEGWILYDTGHYEEGLQKAEESISIKRSFEAFFLKAYALADSSIDPSCSPIVISLLEDALKCPSDNLRKGQALNNLGSVYVDCGKLDLAADCYINALKIRHTRAHHGLARVHCLKNDKAAAYMEMTELIKKAKNNASAYEKRSEYCDREQAKADLEMVTRLDPLRVYPYRYRAAVLMDNHKEEEAIAELSRAIAFKADLHLLHLRAAFHEHKEDVLGALRDCRAALSVDPNHQEMLELHSRVNRHEP, from the exons ATGAGGAGTTTCTTCCCTGCAGAATCCTGTAAAGAGACGCACCCAAATGCTTTGAATCCTCAGTCTTGGCTTCAAATTGAAAGAGGGAAACTTCCCAAGTTGTCATCGTACCCTTCCTCTGCCTCAAT AGAATCTCTGGTCAAGGTTCCTCAGCCAGCTGTACTGCCTTTCTATAAGCCTGCTGATTATGTGGAAGTTTTAGCACAAATCCATGAAGAGCTTGAGTCTTGTCCACCACAAGAGCGGTCGAATCTGTTTTTGTTACAATACCAGGTCTTTAGGGGCCTTGGGGAAGTTAAACTGATGCGTAGAAGCCTTCAGGGAGCCTGGCAGAGAGCCAACACTGTTCATGAGAAGATTATATATGGGGCATGGTTGAAATATGAGAAGCAAGAGGAAGAACTAATAGCGGACTTGCTTGCCAATTGTGGTAAATGTGCGAAGGAGTTTGCACCTGTAGATATAGCatctcatcttccatttgaTGTAAATGTAAGTTCTGTGGGGAGAATGACCAATGAGAACCGCATTTCTCaaaatgttacttttacaaTTGGCGATGAAGAGATAGTTTGTGATAGACAAAAAATTTCTGAACTTTCGGCACCATTTAATGCTATGCTAAAGGGGTATTTCAGCGAATCACGTGCTGAGACTATAGATTTGTCTGAAAATAATATCTCTCCATTAGGTATGAGGGCAATAAGTATTTTCAGCTTGACTGGCAGTTTAATTGAGGTCCCTCCAAATCTTTTATTGGAGATATTAGCTTTTGCAAATAAGTATTGTTGTGAAAGACTTAAAGATGCTTGTGATAGAAGACTTGCATACTTGGTTTCCTCCAAAGAAGATGCTGTAGAGCTCATGGAATATGCTCTTGATGAGAATTCAACTGTACTTGCTGCATCCTGTTTACAAGTCCTTTTGCGTGATCTTCCAAACTGTTTGAATGACAGTCGGGTAGTGGAGATATTTGTTCATGCTAATAAGCAGCAGCTAGCAGTAATGGTTGGACCAGGTATATTTGCACTTTTCTGTTTCTTAAGTGAAGTTTCTATGAACCTTAATTCTAGTTCGGACGAAACAATTCATATCCTGGAACGTTTAGTTGAGTTTGCTGAGAATGACAAACAGAGAATCCTGGCTTTACATCAATTGGGATGTGTAAGACTCTTAAGGAAAGAATATGATGAGGCACGTCTTCTTTTTGAAGGGGCCGTAAACGCAGGCCATATATATTCTGTGGCAGGTTTAGCTAGGCTGGACGTTATAAAGGGCGACAAGATTTTATCTTATGAGCGGTTGAGCTCGGTCATTTCATCTGTTACTCCACTTGGATGGATGTATCAGGAAAGGTCATTATACTGCGATAGTGACAAAAGGTGGGATGACCTTGAGAAAGCAAGTAATTTGGATCCTACACTTGCATATCCTTACATGTACAGGGCTGCCTCTTTGATGAGTACGCAGAATGCTCAAGCTGCACTAGCAGAAATCAATAGGATTCTTGGGTTCAAACTTTCACTAGAATGCTTAGAAATACGATTTTTTATCCATCTGACTCTTGAGGACTACAAAGCAGCTCTATGTGATGTTCAAACAATTCTTACTTTACGTTCAGATTATAGAATGTTTGAGGGACGTGTTGCTGCATCTCAACTCTGCACACTTGTGCGTGAGCATGTTGAACGTTGGACAACTGCTGATTGTTGGGCTCGGTTATACGACTGTTGGTCTGCAGTTGATGATATTGGGTCCTTGTCTGTTATATACCAGATGCTTGAATCTGATGCGGCAAAAGGTATTCTGTACTTCAGACAGTCATTGCTTCTCCTAAG GTTGAACTGTCCTGAGGCTGCTATGCGGAGTTTACAGTTAGCTCGGCAACATGCATCAAGTGAGCATGAACGACTTGTATATGAGGGGTGGATCTTATATGACACAGGTCATTATGAGGAAGGGCTCCAGAAAGCAGAGGAGTCTATTAGTATCAAAAGATCTTTTGAGGCATTTTTCCTGAAGGCCTATGCATTGGCTGACTCTAGCATAGATCCATCATGTTCACCGATTGTTATCTCACTTCTTGAAGATGCCTTGAAGTGTCCTTCAGATAATCTGCGCAAAGGTCAG GCACTGAACAATCTTGGAAGTGTTTATGTTGACTGCGGTAAATTGGACTTGGCTGCTGATTGTTATATCAATGCCCTTAAAATCCGACACACCCGAGCTCATCACGGTCTTGCGCGTGTTCATTGCCTCAAAAATGACAAGGCTGCAGCTTATATGGAAATGACCGAACTTATCAAGAAGGCAAAAAACAATGCATCGGCTTATGAGAAGAGGTCTGAGTATTGTGATCGTGAACAAGCAAAGGCAGATTTGGAGATGGTCACTAGATTAGATCCTCTTCGGGTGTATCCTTACAGATATCGTGCTGCAG TATTGATGGACAACCACAAGGAAGAGGAAGCCATAGCCGAACTCTCGAGAGCAATTGCATTTAAAGCTGATTTACACCTCTTGCATCTACGTGCAGCATTTCATGAACACAAAGAGGACGTGTTAGGTGCGCTAAGAGATTGTCGTGCTGCGCTCTCAGTGGACCCAAACCACCAAGAAATGTTGGAACTTCATAGTCGAGTCAATAGACACGAGCCGTGA
- the LOC114191997 gene encoding heat stress transcription factor A-6b-like: MNYLYPVKEEYFESPPPSSSSSPTSQTGGDESAVVSLPRPMEGLHEVGPPPFLTKTYDAVEDPTTSHIVSWSRGGASFVVWDPHAFSRDLLPRYFKHNNFSSFVRQLNTYGFRKIDPDRWEFANEGFLRGHRQLLANIRRRKQPSQPSSSQQGQGHCVEVGRFGLDEEVDRLKRDKQVLMMELVKLRQQQQNTRSYLEEMEERLRGTEIKQQQMMSFLARALKNPTFIQQLLQQKEKRKELEEAMSKKRRRPIEQGPSGVGESSIGIRGGRNSVKVESHVFGEYGFGVSELEVLALEMQGYGRGKREQEEEPEALESQERLEKELDEGFWEELFSEGFEGELDIPTSQDPDDEEDVNVLANRFGYLGSSPK, translated from the exons atgaactaTTTGTACCCTGTGAAAGAAGAGTACTTTGAATCGCCACCACCATCCTCCTCATCGTCGCCAACGTCTCAAACAGGCGGTGATGAGTCAGCAGTGGTTTCTCTTCCGAGGCCAATGGAGGGGCTTCACGAAGTAGGGCCACCCCCATTTCTGACCAAGACTTATGATGCGGTGGAGGACCCTACCACCAGCCACATAGTTTCATGGAGCAGAGGTGGTGCCAGCTTTGTGGTTTGGGATCCTCACGCTTTCTCCAGAGACCTTCTCCCTCGATACTTCAAGCATAACAATTTCTCCAGCTTTGTACGGCAACTAAACACTTAC GGTTTTAGAAAAATTGATCCCGATAGGTGGGAGTTTGCGAACGAAGGATTCCTGAGAGGGCACAGGCAGCTTTTGGCAAACATAAGGAGAAGAAAGCAACCTTCTCAGCCTTCTAGTTCTCAACAAGGGCAAGGTCACTGTGTTGAAGTGGGTCGTTTTGGACTGGATGAAGAGGTTGATCGTTTAAAGCGTGACAAGCAGGTGTTGATGATGGAGCTGGTGAAGCTGAGACAGCAGCAGCAGAATACGAGGTCGTACCTTGAGGAAATGGAGGAGAGGCTACGAGGGACAGAAATTAAGCAGCAGCAGATGATGTCTTTCTTGGCTAGAGCTTTGAAGAACCCCACCTTCATCCAGCAGCTGCTCCAGCAGAAAGAGAAGAGGAAGGAGCTTGAAGAGGCCATGTCAAAGAAGAGGAGAAGACCAATCGAGCAAGGGCCAAGTGGGGTTGGAGAATCAAGCATCGGAATAAGGGGAGGGAGAAACAGCGTTAAAGTGGAGTCCCATGTGTTTGGGGAATATGGATTTGGAGTGTCAGAGTTGGAAGTGCTGGCTTTGGAGATGCAAGGTTATGGTAGGGGAAAGAGGGAACAAGAGGAAGAGCCCGAGGCACTAGAATCACAGGAGAGGTTGGAGAAAGAGCTGGATGAAGGTTTCTGGGAAGAACTTTTCAGTGAGGGTTTTGAGGGTGAATTAGATATTCCAACTTCACAAGACCCAGATGACGAAGAAGATGTGAATGTGTTAGCCAATCGCTTTGGTTACTTAGGGTCAAGTCCTAAATGA